The Falco biarmicus isolate bFalBia1 unplaced genomic scaffold, bFalBia1.pri scaffold_27, whole genome shotgun sequence genome segment tctccgagaaaagagagggatgtctgtgtgtgacggggggatggtctgtgggaaatggctttgattttgcttgcagaagtctCCCCTAAATTATCgctgtctttttctcctgtgacaggACCATATGCCCGGAGGCAGCagatgtccaacagcagctccatcacccagttcctcctcctggcattggcagacacgcgggagctgcagctcttgcacttctggctctccctgggcatctacctggccTCCCTCATGGCCAACGGACTCATCATCACTGCTGTAGTATGTGACCACCACCtgcacacccccatgtacttcttcctcctcaacctctccctcctcgacctgggctccatctccaccactctccccaaagccatggccaactccctctgggacaccagggacatctcctactcaggatgtgctgcacagctcttcctgattgtctttttcctttcagcagagtgttctctcctcaccgtcatggcctatgaccgctacgtggccatctgccagcccctgcactacgggaccctgctgggcagcagagcttgtgtccacatggcagcagctgcctgggccagtgggtttctcAACTCCCTCCTACAGACagcaaatactttttcactgccgctctgccaaggcaatgccctgggacagttcttctgtgaaatcccacagatcctcaagctctcctgctcacacacctacctcagggaagtggggcttatTGTGTCTAGTGTCTTAGTAGTGTTTgggtgtttcattttcattattctgtcttacatgcagatcttcagggctgtgctgaggatcccctctgagcagggacggcacaaagccttttccacgtgcctccctcacctggccgtggtctccctctttctcagcactgccatGTTTGCCCACCTGAagcccccctccatctcctccccatccctggacctGGTGGTGGCAGTTCTGTACTcggtggtgcctccagcactgaaccccctcatctacagcatgaggaaccaggagctgaagggtgCAATGTGCAAAATGATAACTGGATGTtctgaaggaataaaattatgaataaaatttaTAATGTAGTTCATCACAGACCCAGACTGTCTTCTGAATTTGTTGTAGTTGCTCATGGTATTTCATTTCTGACAAAGGTATCGTCCCCATTCTAATtccttctgtgattttcttttctgaaggtgcCCTGCTCTCTCCTCATCTAACAAAGCCAAAGGGCCATTAGgcaactttatttttgctgggATTCTTCCTTCCAAGGCctttctggagctgcagggactgTTCCTGTGTCCACAGACGGAGGGGAAAAGGTTCCTGGCATGGCAGCAGTACCAGGGAACACCAGCCCTTGGCTCTCCAGTGCTGTCCTCCTTCCACTTCCACACTCTCCTTCTGACCCCATGCCTTGGTGTAAGGCCTGAGTGCTCTGGCAGCTTGGTCACCGCCGTGCTGCATGGCAGTCCTGTGAgcgcaggcaggggcaggcaacGGGCACTCTGTGACGGTGCTGGCCTCCATAATATGTTCTGGATTTGTGGAGACCAcctgaatgcagcactgcaaCGTGCTTCCTTGAACCGAGGTCCCCGTGCCCGTTGCTCATGACGAGGGCCATCTCCGCGAGGTGCCGAGCAGGGTGCTTCACCCCCGggctgaggtgctgccagcctctggcaggggcagcaggaggccaggcagtcactgtgcctgctgcagtgctctgcctccACACGTGCCAGGGACGGGCTCGTGCCTCTGAGCACCCCTGTGCGCGTGAGGCTGGGGTTCAACCACGCCAGCAGTGCATGAGGCCAGCTGAGGTGGGGACACCTCCCAGGGCACAGCCGTTCCTGTGTGTGACTGCAGGAACAAAGGCCACTGTCCCAGGGAGATTCATCTCACCCGCCTTGGGCAGGCTCATTGCAAGTGCCTCGGTCTGATCACGGCACCCTTTCTGGATGGTGCCCTCAAATGTGTCCGAGCAATCAGGGAGGTTCTGGGGTCCTGGGAAACGGCAGACATCCAGCCTTtgttcaggaaaagcaagaaggacaACTGGGAGAAATACAGGCTGCTCATCCTCACCGTAGTGTCTGGGGAAATGACGCTGGAAATACTCCTGCAGCCATTTCCAGGTAACTGTGGGACATCAAAGGGGTTGCTGCACCCATACGTATTGAGGCAAGAAGGGGATGGTTTGTACCTGGACCTTTGCAAGGGTTTTGactttttctcctgcactttCTGTATAGGCAGATGGGTGACTTCTGGAGTGAAGAAATGGAGGATACTGTGGGGGGAAGTTGGCTGGGGGCTTGTGGCTATCTCTCGAGCTAGCTCAACAGCGTCAGGGAGCGAAACCCGAccttgggagagagacacagTTATGCCTGTTGGAAGGAAGCCATGGGAGCAAGAGGAGAACCTTGAAGATAGGGAGTGGTCTGCAGAGCTTGTGGCCTTGTAGATAAAGGGagttgctgagctgctgtgtctgtaataaaaaaagagcccAGAGTGGAAAATTGCTGAGCACAGTTACAGGCTGACACGTCGGCCCCCTGCAAAGGTATAAAAGGCTTGCTTGATTATTGATTAATAAAGTGTCTTCGAGGTGTCTTTGAGTGTCTTCGTGCCTTCGATCCTCTCCCAGAGTCGGTGCATCATACGCCACAGGGGCTCAAGACCAAATGTCACCAGTGGTCAAGTCCTCCTGGTGGCCACTGACTAGTGGCATCTTCCAGTGCAAGCAGTTGGGCCAACTGTGTTGAATGTCTTTATTGTCTCCCAGTACAAGCTGACAAAGTGGCTTTCCAGACCCTTCTGTGGATGATGCCAAAGTGGGCAGAGCCCTTGAGAGATGCCATCCAGTTCACCCTGCCTTGAGCAGGACAGCTGGACAAGGGCATTTACAGGGGCCTCTCCCAACCTGAGATATTCTAGGACTCATTGACTCACTTCCCTGGAGAGCTCAGCTGGGATGGGATagcagggggaagaagggaaaacagaggcGCAGAAGCAGAGACGATACATGGTCCAGTAGAAACAAAGCAGTTCCCCTGAGGACTGTTCTTCCACCCAAATGGTAGGTAGGAAATCCATGAGATAAATTGGCTGACAGAAGCTTCCCTTcatctgctgggtgctgggccaCGGGGAGGGTGACGGCTGAGGACGGTATCTCGTGGTCAGTTGTGTCTCAGGGACTCACATTCCAGCAGGAAGCCAATGGCTGTGACGGGGGCAGTGAGGCCAGTTCTGCCTGCGGAGGGGACAGGCCACCAGCAGCAATGTGCCTGGGAAAGGGGCGGTGAGGTCGCCTCTGCCTGACACAGCGCGTAGGGCAGCCCCTGACTCATGGCTGGGACACGTGCTGTTAAGCTCCATCTGCCCGTGTCTCGGGCAGGCCAGCAGAACCAAGGGgcttctttcttgcttgtcaCATCGCTGCTGCCTGAGGACATGACTGCACCGCAGCAGGCACACGGCTTGCTCGTGTCTATGCGAGAAGCTGAAAGGCTCGCAGCCTTGGAAGAGCGCGGTGAGGCCGTGGCATGGTCAGGGGAAAGGCCACAAGGAGGGGGACGGGTCGGGATGCCCGCCTGAAGGGTGGTTTCCCAGGTGGTGGAGCTTTCCTTGGAGgtagggaagagcaggagggagaagcactgccacccagtgcagctgggaaagTGGAGACTGGAggtcaggaggaggaaatgtcACTCAGGGGCTTGTGCCGTGGTGGGAGATGTCGCCCAGAAGGAGTGTGAGATCAgtgcatgtctgtgtgtttgcaggcaCAGCGTGTGAGGGTGGGCAGACATCAGTGCATGTGCGGCAAGGGCAGGGTGAGAGCACGGTGGGGAAGCCAGATgggtgcctgcagcctgccggggaaaagcagcagccgtGGGACAGCGTAGGGCAACGTGAGATGGAAGGCAAAGGGCACGGGCAAGGCTGGAAGTCACCAAGAGAACCCAAGGGCTGTCCCCTTGCGTACGGCCATTGTCTCTGCCACCAAGGCCTATGAGAAGACGAGTTGTCCTCTGGCCCTGGGGCCTCATGGCCTCCTTGTGACCACTTGCACTGAATTCTTCTCCCTTGAGTGATACTGCCCTGTGAAAGTTCCCAGCAttggccacagcctgccagtcTGAGGCCTGGcacctgcactctgctgctctcctgcctcactgCCCCTGGGAGATGAGATTCCATAATTCCTTTGCTGCTGGAGCCAAGGTGGACAGGGGTGACACAGGGTTTCAGATCCAGCTGACCATCACAGCTGTTGGCTCATCTGGCAGCGGTGCTAAAACGCTGATGTAAAGAACCTGCATTCACCTAAAGGAACATTGTCACTGTGCTGTCCTGGAAATTTCGGGGTCGGTGGGTTGATCATTGGCCTCCATGAGCCCACCAAGCCTCTCCCTCATGGCCCaccctccttcttcactcacTTGGTGTTTGTAGGGCTGTTTCCGTGCCctgtttctcactttttctctcCTACAAATGCTGCACACTGTGTTATGTCCTTTCTTCCATTGGTTTTTCACAGAGGTGCCGCTAGAATTGCTTATGAGCTCAGGGAGGTAGCAGGTCCATTTCAGAGCCAGCTGAATGTGGCTTTCTTGGCCATGGGGCCAACTCTTGACCTCTTCTCACCTTTGTCAGCCCTACAAACCCCATGACCACTCCCAAacccttgccatgtaaacccacaGGGTTATAAAAGTCCCCAGTAAGATGTGAGGTCATTGATCCTAAGGCT includes the following:
- the LOC130143412 gene encoding olfactory receptor 14C36-like gives rise to the protein MSNSSSITQFLLLALADTRELQLLHFWLSLGIYLASLMANGLIITAVVCDHHLHTPMYFFLLNLSLLDLGSISTTLPKAMANSLWDTRDISYSGCAAQLFLIVFFLSAECSLLTVMAYDRYVAICQPLHYGTLLGSRACVHMAAAAWASGFLNSLLQTANTFSLPLCQGNALGQFFCEIPQILKLSCSHTYLREVGLIVSSVLVVFGCFIFIILSYMQIFRAVLRIPSEQGRHKAFSTCLPHLAVVSLFLSTAMFAHLKPPSISSPSLDLVVAVLYSVVPPALNPLIYSMRNQELKGAMCKMITGCSEGIKL